One genomic segment of Cellulophaga sp. HaHaR_3_176 includes these proteins:
- a CDS encoding cytochrome-c peroxidase → MLKYIWSFVLLFCLIGCKQEPEKLIPINTVDFSLAHEYYLKNITQAIIEIDSLILLKTNTEASKLVFKKLRLSFKKAEPFVSYLKPSVGHRINGPALPIYAEDTGKVLMPYGLQKIEESIFDGEDENIYLAELNITKGLLQNLQKYMVKRPLNAQRFFIATHEQLLRIVSHSISGFDTPVSHFGINESAVSLISLKEIYELTIQSSIIKENLELNNQLIENINRAVTYIKANPDFDSFDRYTFIRDYFNPITRNWVAVRKESGLWEGIDNKVFNFDAPTFFEPNTFNTNHFLPVVNRNPSKAEIALGEKLFEDKNLSLNKKMACITCHDPNKGYADGLKVNKDNNNNPLERNSPTLLNSIYQKAFFWDGRSPTLDDQISAVFSNDKEFDSSVHQFSTEILKDSSYHTLFKDAFGKIPTKNVEIIRAISAYVSTLKSFNSKFDKNIRAEEETYTQEEKDGLNLFMGKALCATCHFMPLTNGTVPPFFTETEKEVIGVAKTAANKELDSDTGFYSMYNEPLHKGMFKTPTVRNVALTAPYMHNGAYNTLDEVVDFYNKGGGAGLGFDVAHQTLPFDMLNLTDKEQQALVAFMETLTDVTVKTY, encoded by the coding sequence ATGTTAAAATATATATGGAGTTTTGTCTTATTATTTTGTTTGATCGGATGCAAACAAGAACCCGAAAAATTGATTCCTATAAATACGGTTGATTTTAGTTTGGCACATGAGTATTATTTAAAAAATATTACCCAAGCAATAATAGAAATAGATTCTCTTATTTTACTCAAAACCAATACGGAAGCATCCAAACTGGTGTTTAAAAAACTTAGACTTTCATTTAAAAAAGCAGAACCTTTTGTATCGTATTTAAAACCGAGTGTTGGGCACAGAATTAATGGCCCAGCATTACCTATTTACGCCGAAGATACGGGTAAAGTACTTATGCCTTATGGCTTGCAGAAAATAGAAGAAAGCATATTTGATGGAGAGGATGAGAATATATATTTGGCAGAGCTAAATATTACAAAAGGTTTATTGCAAAATCTTCAAAAATATATGGTCAAAAGGCCATTAAATGCACAACGTTTTTTTATAGCAACACACGAACAGTTGTTGCGTATTGTAAGTCATAGTATATCTGGCTTTGATACACCAGTTAGTCATTTCGGAATTAATGAAAGTGCAGTTTCTTTAATCAGTTTAAAAGAAATTTATGAGCTTACGATTCAATCAAGTATTATTAAAGAAAATTTAGAATTAAACAATCAATTAATAGAAAACATAAATAGGGCCGTGACTTATATAAAAGCGAATCCTGATTTTGATTCTTTTGATAGATATACTTTTATAAGAGACTATTTTAATCCAATAACAAGAAACTGGGTAGCGGTTAGAAAAGAAAGTGGTTTGTGGGAAGGAATAGATAATAAGGTTTTTAACTTTGATGCGCCTACTTTTTTTGAACCTAATACATTTAATACAAATCATTTTTTACCTGTAGTAAATAGAAATCCTTCAAAGGCGGAAATAGCATTAGGTGAAAAATTATTTGAAGATAAAAACTTATCTCTGAATAAGAAAATGGCGTGCATAACCTGTCACGATCCAAATAAAGGCTATGCAGATGGTTTAAAAGTTAATAAAGACAATAATAATAACCCACTAGAAAGAAACTCGCCAACACTTTTAAATTCAATTTATCAAAAAGCTTTTTTCTGGGATGGTAGATCACCAACGTTAGATGATCAGATTTCAGCAGTTTTTTCTAACGATAAAGAGTTTGATTCTAGTGTACATCAATTTTCTACAGAAATATTGAAAGACAGTTCTTATCATACATTATTTAAAGATGCTTTTGGCAAGATACCCACTAAGAATGTTGAAATTATTCGAGCAATATCAGCGTATGTATCCACATTAAAAAGTTTTAATTCTAAGTTTGATAAAAATATACGAGCAGAAGAAGAAACCTATACACAAGAAGAGAAAGATGGTTTAAACCTTTTTATGGGAAAAGCACTTTGCGCTACATGTCATTTTATGCCATTAACAAATGGGACAGTACCTCCTTTTTTTACAGAAACAGAGAAAGAGGTTATTGGTGTTGCAAAAACAGCAGCTAATAAAGAGTTAGATTCAGATACAGGTTTTTATTCGATGTATAACGAACCTTTGCATAAAGGCATGTTTAAAACGCCAACAGTACGTAATGTAGCACTAACAGCACCTTATATGCATAATGGTGCATATAACACGTTAGATGAGGTTGTCGATTTTTACAATAAAGGAGGTGGTGCAGGTTTAGGTTTTGATGTAGCTCACCAAACACTACCTTTTGATATGTTAAATTTAACAGATAAAGAACAGCAAGCATTGGTTGCTTTTATGGAAACATTGACGGATGTTACTGTAAAAACATATTAA
- a CDS encoding PhoX family protein yields MKTLKKLVFSALLLSAMGVTFNSCNPEDGIDGINGVDGKDGTNGENGEDGDDFTPSQTIFENKSSLEPLVAIQSQFNFVKAYSLISSTDELADGFKLLGAQDGAGFLKDGDGYIYVVNAEDDHAVSRIRFDANMNPTGGDWLLTDAVADEARQCSGTMWEAAIHGGTQDIFLSASESINYDVKAIDPYIATPTPTADFGLDALGEFSWENAVPLPKDAYTGKTVIIGGDDDSSYSEGQVSLYYSENGDADLTDGKIYVLRFKQVSDGAGGLEDVTAGTIYNEGNLDIKVSYDVEFVEIENGAAMTKDEMEDACVAVQASGFMRVEDLDYQKGSDANGRNVFFAVTGRGPGAGTYNDWGTVYKLELDQDSPLTGKLTQIVSGNTDTNNADGNNALLQSPDNICVTENFVYYQEDPNSFDRGHAAYIYQTNLNGDNSKVVLELVIRQDLNPNGSTGFSGEFGALIDISDKIGEPDTFMLNLQPHYWQSDSFVVDGLPHNQGGQIVLLKGLPR; encoded by the coding sequence ATGAAAACTTTAAAAAAACTAGTATTTAGCGCCTTGTTGCTTTCAGCAATGGGTGTAACTTTTAACAGCTGTAATCCTGAAGATGGTATTGATGGAATAAACGGTGTTGATGGAAAAGATGGAACTAACGGAGAAAATGGTGAAGATGGAGATGATTTTACACCTTCACAAACAATTTTCGAAAACAAATCGTCACTAGAACCTTTAGTAGCAATACAATCTCAATTTAACTTTGTAAAGGCATATTCTTTAATAAGTTCTACTGATGAACTTGCTGATGGATTCAAATTATTAGGCGCACAAGATGGTGCTGGTTTCTTAAAAGATGGAGACGGTTACATTTATGTAGTAAATGCAGAAGATGATCATGCTGTTTCTAGAATTCGTTTTGATGCTAATATGAACCCAACAGGTGGAGATTGGTTACTAACAGATGCCGTTGCTGATGAAGCTCGCCAATGTTCTGGTACAATGTGGGAAGCCGCTATACATGGTGGAACACAAGATATTTTCTTATCTGCTTCTGAAAGTATTAATTACGATGTAAAAGCTATTGACCCTTATATAGCTACGCCAACGCCAACGGCTGATTTTGGTTTAGATGCTTTGGGAGAATTCTCTTGGGAAAATGCAGTACCATTACCAAAAGATGCATATACAGGCAAAACGGTTATTATTGGTGGTGATGATGACTCTAGCTATTCTGAAGGGCAAGTATCTTTATACTATTCAGAAAATGGAGATGCAGACTTAACAGATGGTAAAATTTATGTGTTACGCTTTAAGCAAGTTTCTGATGGTGCAGGTGGTTTAGAAGATGTTACCGCTGGTACTATTTATAATGAAGGAAATTTGGATATTAAAGTTTCTTACGATGTTGAATTTGTTGAAATCGAAAACGGTGCAGCAATGACCAAAGATGAAATGGAAGATGCTTGTGTTGCGGTTCAAGCTTCAGGTTTTATGAGAGTTGAAGATCTTGATTACCAAAAAGGTTCTGATGCTAATGGAAGAAATGTATTTTTTGCTGTAACAGGTAGAGGGCCAGGTGCAGGTACATATAACGATTGGGGTACAGTTTATAAATTAGAGTTAGATCAGGACTCTCCATTAACAGGTAAATTAACTCAGATAGTCAGCGGTAATACAGATACAAATAATGCGGACGGAAATAATGCATTATTACAAAGCCCAGATAATATATGTGTAACGGAGAACTTTGTATACTACCAAGAAGACCCAAACTCTTTCGATAGAGGTCATGCAGCATATATTTATCAAACAAATTTGAATGGTGATAATTCTAAAGTAGTTTTGGAGTTAGTTATTCGTCAAGATTTAAATCCTAACGGAAGTACAGGTTTTAGTGGTGAGTTTGGAGCTTTAATTGATATTTCTGATAAAATAGGAGAGCCAGATACATTTATGCTAAACTTACAACCACACTACTGGCAAAGTGATTCTTTTGTAGTAGATGGTTTACCACATAACCAAGGTGGGCAAATTGTATTATTAAAAGGTTTACCTAGATAA
- a CDS encoding Gfo/Idh/MocA family protein: protein MSKLSRRSFNATLSKGLGGAMLLSAAPLVYGKKTDFKNKKLGVALVGLGSYSTYQLAPALLDTNFCELRGIVTGTPEKEKIWAEKYTIDKKNIYNYDNFDAIKDNDAIDIVYVVLPNAMHTDFCIRAAKAGKHVICEKPMAISVKECDVILDACNKAGVKLGVGYRLQSEPYTQEVKRFVKEKTFGSVNYISANAGYSSTSNPDQWRLNKKLSGGGALMNMGIYAVQSVIYGTGENPINVTAQEFSTRPDYFKDTDETITAQFEFASGAVGNIFTSHNANTNNLHATCTKGWFKLEPANNYGPLSGATSNGDEIKFPHESQQKLQMDDFSKHILQGTPNVAPGEMGKRDLIIIEAIYKSIAEGNKKINLDLGGLGLVKV from the coding sequence ATGAGTAAATTGTCACGCAGATCATTTAATGCAACTTTATCAAAAGGATTAGGAGGTGCAATGCTTTTATCTGCTGCTCCATTAGTTTATGGTAAAAAAACAGATTTTAAAAATAAAAAGCTAGGTGTAGCATTAGTTGGCTTAGGTTCTTATAGTACATACCAATTAGCGCCAGCATTATTAGATACAAATTTTTGTGAGCTAAGAGGCATTGTTACAGGAACTCCCGAAAAAGAAAAGATTTGGGCAGAAAAATATACTATTGATAAAAAGAATATTTACAATTATGATAATTTTGATGCTATTAAAGATAATGATGCTATAGATATTGTATACGTGGTATTACCAAATGCTATGCATACAGATTTTTGTATAAGAGCAGCAAAGGCAGGTAAACATGTAATTTGCGAAAAGCCTATGGCAATAAGTGTAAAAGAGTGTGATGTAATACTAGACGCTTGTAACAAGGCAGGTGTGAAACTAGGTGTAGGGTATCGACTACAATCAGAACCTTATACACAAGAAGTAAAAAGATTTGTAAAAGAAAAAACATTTGGTAGTGTAAATTATATTTCAGCAAATGCAGGGTACTCGTCTACTTCTAATCCAGATCAATGGAGATTAAATAAAAAATTATCAGGTGGTGGTGCATTAATGAATATGGGAATTTATGCAGTACAGAGTGTAATTTATGGAACAGGAGAAAACCCAATTAATGTTACCGCGCAAGAGTTTAGTACAAGACCAGATTATTTTAAAGATACAGATGAAACGATTACGGCACAGTTTGAATTTGCTTCAGGAGCAGTTGGTAACATATTCACTTCTCATAATGCTAACACCAATAACCTACATGCCACGTGTACAAAAGGTTGGTTTAAATTAGAACCAGCTAACAATTATGGACCATTGAGTGGGGCAACGTCAAATGGAGATGAAATTAAATTTCCTCACGAGAGTCAACAAAAACTTCAAATGGATGATTTTTCTAAACATATTTTGCAAGGCACTCCAAATGTTGCGCCTGGCGAAATGGGTAAAAGAGATTTGATAATTATAGAAGCAATCTACAAATCTATAGCTGAGGGGAATAAAAAAATAAATCTAGATTTAGGTGGTTTAGGACTAGTGAAAGTATAA
- a CDS encoding dihydroorotase family protein, with translation MNILLKAAKIVDNSNKELHLKKRDILIKNGIIEKIAATITPEKETKVIVLDNLHVSVGWFDSSVAFGEPGYEQRETIENGLLTAAKAGFTDIVLNPNTNPIPDSSSHIVFLKNAAKNQITRLHPLGALTVKSEGEVLAELFDMKNAGAVAYNDFKHPITNSNLLKIALQYTQGFDGLVYSFPIDVQIAGKGVVNEDKTSTKLGLKGIPPLAEDLQIARDLLILEYTGGKLHIPTISTANAVMLIAAAKKKGLDVSCSVAIHNLFFTDDVLVEFDTNFKVMPPLRTKNDVKALLKGVKEGTIDFVTSDHTPIDTEEKIIEFDNAAFGTTGLENAFGILNQLFDLETTIDLLSKGRERYKIATQKIVEGKNVCLTLFNPDETYVFEKEQINSISKNNAYLGTKHKGKVYGIISDNEILYS, from the coding sequence ATGAACATACTTTTAAAAGCGGCCAAAATAGTAGATAATTCTAATAAGGAGCTACATCTAAAAAAAAGAGATATTCTTATTAAAAACGGAATTATAGAAAAGATAGCTGCAACCATAACACCTGAAAAGGAAACTAAAGTTATTGTTTTAGATAATCTTCATGTTTCTGTTGGTTGGTTTGATAGTAGTGTTGCTTTTGGAGAGCCTGGTTATGAACAAAGAGAAACTATTGAAAATGGTTTATTAACTGCTGCTAAAGCTGGTTTTACTGATATTGTTTTAAACCCGAATACGAACCCTATTCCAGATTCTAGTTCTCATATTGTTTTCTTAAAAAATGCAGCTAAAAATCAGATTACACGTTTACATCCTTTAGGGGCTTTAACTGTAAAATCAGAAGGAGAAGTATTAGCAGAGCTTTTTGACATGAAAAATGCAGGAGCAGTAGCTTATAACGATTTTAAACACCCTATAACAAACTCTAACCTTTTAAAAATTGCTTTACAATATACCCAAGGGTTTGATGGCTTAGTATATTCTTTCCCTATTGATGTTCAAATAGCGGGTAAGGGTGTTGTAAATGAAGATAAAACTTCAACAAAACTAGGTTTAAAAGGCATACCACCTTTAGCCGAAGATTTACAAATTGCTAGAGATCTATTAATATTAGAATATACTGGAGGTAAATTACACATCCCTACAATTTCTACAGCAAACGCTGTTATGTTAATTGCAGCAGCTAAAAAGAAAGGATTAGATGTAAGTTGTAGTGTTGCAATACATAATCTATTTTTTACAGATGATGTTTTAGTCGAGTTTGATACAAATTTTAAAGTTATGCCACCTTTACGTACTAAAAATGATGTGAAAGCATTACTAAAAGGCGTAAAAGAAGGAACTATTGATTTTGTTACTAGCGACCACACCCCTATTGATACTGAAGAAAAAATTATAGAATTTGATAATGCTGCATTCGGCACCACTGGTTTAGAAAATGCTTTTGGTATTTTAAACCAATTATTTGACTTAGAGACAACGATAGATCTATTAAGTAAAGGCCGTGAACGCTATAAAATAGCTACACAAAAAATAGTTGAAGGAAAAAACGTTTGTTTAACCTTGTTCAATCCTGATGAAACCTATGTGTTTGAAAAAGAGCAGATAAACTCAATAAGTAAAAATAATGCTTACCTTGGCACTAAACATAAAGGTAAAGTATATGGAATTATTTCAGACAATGAAATACTATATTCATAA
- a CDS encoding alpha/beta hydrolase, which translates to MQVKELSLQHIIKPAIKPSKKTPVLFMLHGYGSNEEDLFSFAAELPDDVFIISVRAPYAMQPYGNAWYAINFDAEKGKWSDDEQAKESRDKISDFITEACDAYNLDSENVTLLGFSQGTILSYAVSLSYPEKVKRVIALSGYINENILVNSYQNNDFKNLSFYISHGSVDQVIPIDWAAKAPKFLKELNIKNTYEEFPIGHGVSPQNFYSLKKWLETNS; encoded by the coding sequence ATGCAAGTAAAAGAATTATCTCTTCAGCACATTATAAAACCAGCAATTAAACCTAGTAAAAAAACACCGGTACTCTTTATGTTACACGGTTATGGTAGTAATGAAGAAGATTTATTTTCATTTGCAGCTGAACTTCCTGATGATGTTTTTATCATATCTGTTAGAGCACCCTATGCAATGCAACCTTATGGCAATGCTTGGTATGCTATAAATTTTGATGCTGAAAAAGGTAAATGGAGCGATGATGAACAAGCAAAAGAATCTAGAGATAAAATAAGTGATTTTATTACAGAAGCTTGTGATGCCTATAATTTAGATAGTGAAAATGTTACCCTTTTAGGTTTTAGTCAAGGTACTATTTTAAGTTATGCAGTTTCGTTATCATACCCCGAAAAAGTGAAACGTGTAATTGCTTTAAGTGGTTATATTAATGAGAATATTTTGGTGAACTCATATCAAAATAATGATTTTAAAAACTTGAGTTTTTATATTTCTCATGGCTCTGTTGATCAAGTTATACCTATTGATTGGGCTGCTAAAGCTCCTAAATTTTTAAAAGAATTGAATATCAAAAATACATATGAAGAGTTTCCGATTGGACATGGTGTATCTCCTCAAAATTTTTATTCTTTAAAAAAATGGTTAGAAACTAATTCATAG
- a CDS encoding ribose-5-phosphate isomerase yields MAKKQYRVYVVELNKRVFSDNTKFRLANPQFNGVLECLYVGMTVKTAKERFEQHKTGYINKKGHKLSSNIVEKYGAYLRPSLYNHIAPMDTRAEALAMEEKLALELRRKRYAVWFN; encoded by the coding sequence ATGGCAAAAAAGCAGTATCGAGTATATGTTGTTGAATTAAACAAAAGAGTGTTTTCTGATAACACCAAATTCCGTTTAGCAAACCCACAATTTAATGGTGTGTTAGAGTGTTTGTACGTAGGTATGACGGTAAAGACCGCCAAAGAGCGTTTTGAGCAACATAAAACAGGTTATATTAATAAAAAAGGACACAAACTTTCTTCTAATATTGTAGAGAAATATGGTGCTTACCTTCGCCCTAGTTTATACAACCACATTGCACCAATGGATACCAGAGCGGAAGCTCTAGCTATGGAAGAAAAATTAGCTTTAGAGCTCAGACGAAAAAGATATGCGGTTTGGTTCAATTAA
- a CDS encoding SGNH/GDSL hydrolase family protein, with protein MKKLLLKLSTFLLLTTNTMQSQDWPNFNKFKDANTRIGVPAENENRVVFMGNSITEGWINYGNPELFSKNPYINRGISGQTTPQMLVRFRADVIALKPKAVVILAGINDIAENTGPTTLQMIQDNLVSMAELAKANQIKVILSSILPANKFNWNPKIYPADKVIEMNIFIKKYAEENDCIYLDYYTSLVDDKKGMKKEYSDDGVHPTKAGYAVMTSLVEKAIAKALK; from the coding sequence ATGAAAAAGCTACTATTAAAACTATCTACTTTTTTACTACTGACTACTAATACTATGCAAAGTCAAGACTGGCCTAATTTTAATAAGTTTAAAGATGCTAATACAAGAATAGGTGTACCTGCAGAAAATGAAAATCGTGTCGTTTTTATGGGAAATTCTATTACTGAAGGGTGGATTAACTACGGAAATCCAGAGCTCTTTTCTAAAAATCCATATATTAACAGAGGAATTAGCGGACAAACAACTCCACAAATGTTAGTGCGATTTAGAGCTGATGTTATTGCTTTAAAACCTAAAGCTGTGGTAATTTTAGCTGGTATTAATGATATTGCTGAAAACACAGGGCCTACCACTCTACAAATGATACAAGACAACTTGGTTTCTATGGCTGAACTGGCAAAAGCAAACCAAATAAAAGTTATTCTATCTTCTATATTACCTGCAAATAAATTTAATTGGAATCCGAAAATTTACCCTGCAGATAAAGTTATTGAAATGAATATTTTTATAAAAAAATATGCTGAAGAAAATGATTGTATTTATCTAGATTATTACACATCATTAGTTGATGATAAAAAAGGCATGAAAAAAGAATATTCTGATGATGGTGTACACCCCACAAAGGCAGGTTATGCTGTAATGACCTCTTTAGTAGAAAAAGCAATCGCAAAAGCCTTAAAATAA
- a CDS encoding DUF4870 domain-containing protein yields MDQTTKEQGKTMAIISYITLIGLIIAYFSNKGDKKNEFVSFHIGQSFRIVIFSIILSIVTGILVSVTGIAFLSYLTYLPLVLLVLGAINASNLKEEKVPVIGAIG; encoded by the coding sequence ATGGATCAAACAACTAAAGAACAAGGTAAAACAATGGCTATCATTAGCTATATTACATTAATTGGCTTGATTATTGCCTATTTTTCAAATAAAGGAGATAAAAAAAATGAATTTGTATCTTTCCATATTGGACAATCATTTAGAATTGTAATATTCTCTATTATTCTTTCAATTGTAACAGGTATTTTAGTTAGTGTTACTGGAATCGCATTTTTAAGTTACCTTACTTACTTACCACTAGTACTTTTAGTATTAGGTGCAATTAACGCTAGTAATTTAAAAGAAGAAAAAGTTCCTGTAATCGGAGCTATAGGATAG
- a CDS encoding BatA domain-containing protein — protein sequence MQFKNPEILWALLLLIIPILIHLFQLRRFKKTPFTNVKMLQKVIAESRKTKSIKKWLLLFTRLLLFTALIIAFAQPFFAKETALLEKETVIYLDNSFSMQAKKGNTSLLEQATQELLKNISYQKKITVFTNDKTFLNTTLKDIQSDLLTLPFSKKQLALKEVKLKAETLFSRQKNTVKNLILISDFQKTDTKPVLDTTKTIQTHIIQLRASKLVNIAVDSIYVSKDLGETLEITTNLSSSSAIENTPVSIYNAEKLIAKTSAIFNDKNKATITFTIAANETILGKILISDKGLDYDNHFYFSINKKDKIKVLSIGETTTTYLNKIFTDAEFEYTNNTLKAINYSSLQDKNLIIINELENIPEVLQQALIAFTKNGGTVAVIPSINSNSSSYNSLLRNYSSKISQKVNYKQEITTINFDHPLYRNVFDKKVQNFQYPEVESYFRINTKKSSILSFVNKEPFLVGNKGFYLFTSSLSGSYSNFKNSPLIVPTFYKMGLESLQQENLYSSLNTSQTIDVAIKLPKDEVLKISKKDFEFIPQQRPFANKVSLYFNEELSEDGNYNVINNTEKLKNISFNYPRTESKLQYQDIQTLHATSKQESISELFKELEKDDRVNELWKWFVILALVFALIEIGIQKIFK from the coding sequence ATGCAATTTAAAAATCCAGAAATACTTTGGGCTCTATTACTTCTAATCATTCCTATTTTAATTCACCTATTTCAATTACGTAGATTTAAAAAAACACCTTTTACCAACGTTAAAATGTTGCAGAAAGTGATTGCTGAATCACGTAAAACAAAATCTATAAAAAAGTGGCTTTTGCTTTTTACAAGACTTTTGCTATTTACAGCTTTAATTATAGCCTTTGCACAGCCTTTTTTTGCCAAAGAAACAGCTTTACTCGAAAAAGAAACCGTTATTTATTTAGATAACTCTTTTAGTATGCAAGCCAAAAAAGGGAATACTAGTTTACTTGAACAAGCAACTCAAGAGTTATTAAAAAACATTTCTTATCAGAAAAAAATAACTGTATTCACTAACGACAAAACCTTTTTAAACACCACTTTAAAAGATATTCAGAGTGATTTATTGACACTCCCCTTTTCTAAAAAACAATTAGCTTTAAAAGAAGTGAAGTTAAAAGCAGAAACGCTTTTTAGTCGTCAAAAAAATACGGTAAAGAATTTAATTTTAATATCCGATTTTCAAAAAACAGATACTAAACCTGTTTTAGATACTACAAAAACAATACAAACCCATATAATACAATTGCGTGCTAGTAAGCTAGTAAATATTGCTGTAGATAGTATTTACGTTTCTAAAGACTTAGGTGAAACTTTAGAAATTACTACCAATTTAAGTTCTTCGTCAGCTATTGAAAATACTCCTGTATCTATTTATAATGCTGAAAAATTAATTGCCAAAACATCTGCAATATTTAACGATAAAAACAAAGCAACAATTACGTTTACAATTGCTGCTAATGAAACGATTTTAGGAAAGATTTTAATTTCTGATAAAGGGTTAGATTATGATAATCATTTCTATTTCAGTATTAATAAAAAAGACAAAATTAAAGTGTTAAGTATTGGAGAAACAACAACTACTTATCTAAATAAAATATTTACAGATGCTGAATTTGAATATACAAACAACACCCTTAAAGCTATAAACTATAGCTCGTTACAAGATAAAAACCTAATCATTATAAATGAATTAGAGAATATACCTGAAGTATTACAGCAGGCTTTAATTGCTTTTACTAAAAACGGTGGTACTGTTGCTGTAATTCCGAGTATAAATAGTAATTCTAGTTCTTATAACTCTCTATTAAGAAACTACAGTTCAAAAATTTCTCAGAAAGTAAATTACAAACAAGAAATTACAACTATAAATTTTGATCATCCTTTGTATCGTAATGTGTTCGATAAAAAAGTTCAAAATTTTCAATATCCAGAAGTTGAAAGCTATTTTAGAATAAACACTAAAAAATCTTCTATTCTTTCTTTTGTAAACAAAGAGCCATTTTTGGTTGGGAATAAAGGTTTTTACCTGTTTACTTCATCGCTATCTGGTTCTTATTCAAATTTTAAAAACTCTCCTTTAATTGTACCTACATTTTACAAAATGGGTTTAGAAAGCTTACAGCAAGAAAATTTATACAGCTCTCTTAATACCAGCCAAACTATTGATGTAGCCATAAAATTACCAAAAGATGAAGTTTTAAAAATTTCTAAAAAGGATTTTGAGTTTATTCCACAACAACGACCATTTGCGAATAAGGTTTCTTTATATTTTAACGAAGAGCTTTCTGAAGATGGCAATTATAATGTTATTAATAACACTGAAAAACTAAAAAATATTAGCTTTAATTATCCAAGAACTGAAAGTAAATTACAATATCAAGATATACAAACACTACATGCTACTTCAAAACAAGAATCTATTTCTGAACTTTTTAAAGAGTTAGAAAAAGATGATAGAGTGAATGAGCTTTGGAAATGGTTTGTTATTTTAGCACTCGTATTTGCTTTGATTGAAATTGGTATTCAAAAAATTTTTAAATGA
- a CDS encoding glycosyltransferase family 2 protein, whose product MQNPLVSIVIPFKNTETYITDCLESIEKQTYVDFEVLAVDDGSTDDSRAITKYFSTKDARFKVFENTGKGIIDALQLAYSKASGTFVTRMDSDDIMILNKLEIMVNSLLANGKGHIAVGQVNYFSKDGVNDGYLKYEKWLNQLIEKGTNYSEIYKECVIPSPSWMAYTSDFDACGGFTHNTYPEDYDLAFRFYEHQLKCIPCTEVVHRWRDYSTRTSRTSDHYAENHFLDLKLDYFLKLDHTATSNLIVWGAGKKGKKIATKLIGKNIPFTWVCDNEKKIGKDIYGLLMKSYSVIENFTEVQIIITVANEGDQKFIIDYLKQHHKTVNKDYFLFC is encoded by the coding sequence ATGCAAAATCCATTAGTAAGTATTGTTATCCCTTTTAAAAATACAGAAACCTATATAACAGACTGTTTAGAATCGATTGAGAAGCAAACCTATGTAGATTTTGAGGTTTTAGCTGTCGATGATGGGTCTACAGATGATAGTAGAGCTATTACCAAATATTTCAGCACTAAAGATGCTCGTTTTAAGGTTTTTGAAAATACTGGAAAAGGAATTATTGATGCATTACAACTCGCCTACTCCAAAGCTTCTGGAACATTTGTAACGAGAATGGATTCTGATGATATTATGATTCTCAATAAATTAGAAATAATGGTGAATTCTTTACTTGCAAATGGTAAAGGCCATATTGCTGTTGGGCAAGTAAACTATTTTTCTAAAGACGGAGTCAACGATGGTTATTTAAAATATGAAAAATGGTTAAATCAATTAATAGAAAAAGGCACAAATTATTCTGAAATTTATAAAGAATGTGTAATTCCGTCTCCTTCATGGATGGCTTACACCAGCGATTTTGATGCTTGTGGTGGTTTCACACATAATACGTACCCCGAAGATTATGATTTAGCATTTCGATTTTACGAACATCAATTAAAGTGTATTCCGTGTACAGAAGTAGTACACCGTTGGAGAGATTATAGCACGAGAACGTCTAGGACAAGTGATCATTATGCCGAAAATCATTTTCTAGACTTAAAACTTGATTATTTTCTAAAACTTGATCATACCGCTACTTCTAATTTAATAGTTTGGGGAGCTGGTAAAAAGGGAAAGAAAATAGCAACGAAACTTATTGGTAAAAATATACCATTTACTTGGGTATGTGATAATGAAAAAAAAATAGGGAAAGATATTTATGGCCTTCTAATGAAATCTTACTCCGTGATTGAAAACTTTACTGAAGTACAAATTATAATTACTGTAGCTAATGAAGGTGATCAAAAATTCATAATCGATTACTTAAAGCAACATCATAAAACAGTAAATAAAGATTACTTTCTTTTCTGTTAA